In Phaeobacter porticola, one DNA window encodes the following:
- a CDS encoding DUF983 domain-containing protein — MTESSAALSADIKTDSKEDRPTMPAVLRGWRCKCPNCGKGKLLHSYLKVNDSCSNCGLNLTHARADDGPAYLTILLVGHVMAVLLHFVYFTWRPEPMVTFTVFSLGCVLSSLFLLPRMKGIVIAYQWARRMHGFDKDS, encoded by the coding sequence ATGACCGAGTCATCTGCGGCCCTTTCGGCCGATATCAAGACTGATAGCAAAGAAGACCGCCCCACCATGCCTGCCGTATTGCGCGGCTGGCGGTGCAAATGCCCCAATTGCGGCAAGGGCAAGTTGCTGCATTCATATTTGAAGGTGAACGACAGCTGCTCCAACTGCGGGCTGAACCTGACCCATGCGCGCGCCGACGATGGCCCCGCATATCTGACTATCCTGCTGGTTGGCCACGTTATGGCCGTGCTGCTGCATTTCGTCTATTTCACCTGGCGACCCGAACCGATGGTGACCTTCACCGTGTTCTCGCTGGGTTGCGTTCTGTCCTCGCTGTTCCTGCTGCCCCGCATGAAGGGCATTGTGATCGCCTACCAATGGGCGCGCCGTATGCATGGGTTTGACAAGGACAGTTGA